One genomic window of Nicotiana sylvestris chromosome 10, ASM39365v2, whole genome shotgun sequence includes the following:
- the LOC138879631 gene encoding uncharacterized protein: MGTSPESADTLASASAVTTNAPAPAATFASGVIDSTHPYYLHPSDYPGMNLVSSAFDGKGYGGWRRAIIIALSAKNKLGFIDGTLIIPKTDSAVQQAWGRCNDMVLSWLLNSLSKEIAESVLYPQSAKDLWSDLEDRFGQANGAKLFQLQKELSSVVQGNSSVSTYFTKIKSLWDELDALNTFSACVCECECGAKVKSLKAHQDERLLQFLMGLNDIFIGVRSNILLSSPQTRPNTKHTQTKTLLPQTL, encoded by the coding sequence ATGGGTACTTCACCAGAGTCAGCTGATACTCTAGCTTCTGCTTCTGCTGTCACCACTAATGCTCCTGCACCTGCAGCGACCTTTGCTTCAGGAGTAATTGACTCCACTCACCCTTATTACCTTCATCCTTCTGACTATCCAGGGATGAACCTTGTATCCTCAGCTTTTGATGGCAAAGGATATGGAGGTTGGAGAAGGGCAATCATCATTGCCTTGTCTGCAAAGAACAAGCTGGGATTCATCGATGGTACTCTTATTATCCCTAAGACTGATTCTGCAGTCCAGCAGGCTTGGGGTAGATGTAATGATATGGTACTTTCATGGCTTCTCAACTCCTTGTCCAAAGAGATAGCTGAAAGTGTGCTCTATCCACAGAGTGCAAAGGATTTGTGGAGTGACCTGGAAGACAGATTTGGACAGGCAAATGGAGCAAAGTTGTTCCAATTACAAAAGGAATTAAGTTCAGTAGTGCAAGGTAATTCAAGTGTATCAACTTACTTCACCAAAATCAAAAGCCTATGGGATGAACTAGATGCACTCAATACATTTTCTGCTTGTGTATGTGAGTGTGAGTGTGGTGCAAAAGTCAAAAGCTTGAAAGCACACCAAGATGAGAGACTATTgcagttcctaatgggactaaATGATATATTTATTGGGGTAAGGAGTAACATTCTATTGTCATCACCTCAAACCCGTCCAAATACCAAACATACCCAAACCAAAACCCTTCTGCCTCAAACCCTTTGA